One part of the Mycobacterium marinum genome encodes these proteins:
- a CDS encoding MCE family protein — protein sequence MMRLEGAARSKVKAVLAVALVGLVVVGAGVALRNTFFRPTTITAYFPTATAIYPGDDVRVSGMKVGTIAAIRPDGTKAKMILHVDHNVQIPADAKAVIVAQNLVAARYVQLTPAYRSSGPVMADGAVIPIERTAVPVEWDEVKDQLMRLATELGPNSKVSSPSISRFIDSAADALGNGNGDKLRQTLAELSGVGRILANGSGNIVDIIKNLQTFIGSLRDSNVQIVQFNDRLASLTSVLDDNKSDLDAALTDLSSAVGEVRRFIAGSRDATAEQITRLADLTQILVDNKMALKNVLHVTPNALANAYNDYDPDVGNVRGGVGIQNLTNPVFSICSQLGAMENVTSVESSKLCGLYLSPALKVFNPLLYFNFNYFPVPINPILAPAFDLQNVVYTEQRLAPGGEGPKPIAPELPPAVSAYTGLPGDTPEAPPPPPPPARIPGAAMPEPPPPSVPVEPSPPPANVSDMLLPAEGPQP from the coding sequence ATGATGCGGCTCGAAGGCGCTGCGCGCAGCAAGGTCAAGGCTGTGCTTGCGGTGGCCTTGGTCGGGCTCGTCGTCGTTGGTGCCGGAGTTGCGCTGCGCAACACCTTCTTTCGTCCCACCACGATCACCGCCTATTTCCCCACCGCCACCGCGATCTATCCCGGCGATGATGTGCGCGTCTCGGGCATGAAGGTCGGCACCATCGCCGCTATCCGCCCCGACGGGACCAAGGCGAAGATGATTCTGCACGTCGACCACAACGTGCAGATTCCGGCGGACGCGAAAGCGGTGATCGTCGCCCAGAACCTGGTGGCTGCCCGCTATGTCCAGCTCACCCCGGCCTACCGGTCGAGCGGCCCCGTCATGGCTGACGGCGCCGTGATACCAATCGAGCGCACCGCGGTACCCGTCGAATGGGACGAGGTGAAAGACCAACTGATGCGCCTGGCCACCGAGTTGGGGCCCAACAGCAAGGTTTCCAGCCCATCGATATCGCGGTTCATCGACAGCGCAGCCGACGCGCTGGGCAACGGAAACGGCGACAAGCTACGCCAGACGCTGGCCGAACTGTCCGGGGTGGGGCGCATCCTGGCCAACGGCAGCGGAAACATCGTCGACATCATCAAGAACCTGCAGACGTTCATTGGGTCCTTGCGAGACAGCAACGTTCAGATTGTGCAGTTCAACGATCGGCTGGCCTCGCTCACCAGCGTGCTCGACGACAACAAGTCCGACTTGGACGCGGCATTGACCGACCTGTCCAGCGCGGTCGGCGAGGTGCGGCGGTTCATCGCGGGCAGTCGTGATGCGACCGCCGAGCAGATCACGCGGTTGGCCGACCTCACGCAGATTCTGGTCGATAACAAGATGGCGCTGAAAAACGTTCTGCACGTCACGCCGAACGCGCTTGCCAACGCCTACAACGACTACGACCCGGATGTCGGGAATGTGCGAGGCGGGGTCGGGATCCAGAACCTCACCAACCCGGTGTTCTCCATCTGCTCACAACTCGGCGCCATGGAGAACGTCACGTCGGTCGAGTCGAGCAAGCTGTGCGGCCTGTATCTGAGCCCGGCGTTGAAGGTGTTCAACCCGCTGTTGTACTTCAACTTCAACTATTTCCCGGTTCCGATCAACCCGATCCTGGCCCCGGCCTTCGACCTGCAAAACGTCGTGTACACCGAGCAGCGGCTGGCACCCGGCGGCGAGGGGCCGAAGCCCATAGCGCCCGAGTTGCCTCCCGCGGTGTCGGCCTACACCGGGCTGCCGGGGGACACTCCGGAGGCGCCACCGCCCCCGCCGCCGCCGGCGCGGATACCGGGGGCCGCGATGCCGGAGCCGCCGCCGCCGAGCGTGCCGGTCGAACCGTCGCCACCTCCGGCGAACGTATCGGACATGCTGCTTCCGGCAGAGGGGCCGCAGCCATGA
- a CDS encoding MCE family protein, whose amino-acid sequence MLKYRGAGLIRAGFIGAVLIVLVIAVGLNPEQLLQRATTVRYQALFSDAGGLAVGNDVTVSGIKVGTVSGMSLQRGDVLVTFTVNGGVELGADSTAHIRTGSLLGQRVLTVESAGGTTLRPMAVIPVSRTSSPYSLSEAVSDAATDIAGTNTDALNQSLDTLSETLNQIAPQLGPSFDGLTRLSQALNGRNQTLGELLKGAADVTGILSQRSQQLNTLILNADDLLSMLVARRQAIVRLLASTSAVAKQLSGLVHDNESKLAPTLERLNAVTAMLEKNRDNLAKALPGLAKYELTQGETVSSGFYYNPFIPNLFTIQFFQWFIDYAFGFRAHGAPGQPPDNAGPRALFPFPFNQNPGGSR is encoded by the coding sequence ATGCTTAAGTATCGCGGAGCAGGTCTCATCCGGGCCGGATTCATCGGCGCGGTGCTGATAGTGCTGGTCATCGCCGTCGGGCTGAACCCCGAACAGCTGCTGCAACGAGCCACCACCGTGCGCTACCAGGCGCTGTTTTCTGATGCCGGCGGCCTCGCCGTCGGCAACGATGTGACGGTATCGGGTATCAAGGTCGGCACCGTGTCGGGGATGTCGTTGCAGCGTGGCGATGTTCTGGTGACATTCACCGTCAACGGCGGTGTTGAGCTCGGGGCAGACAGCACCGCGCACATCAGGACGGGCTCCCTGCTGGGCCAGCGGGTGCTCACCGTTGAATCCGCGGGCGGCACCACGCTGCGTCCGATGGCTGTGATCCCGGTATCGCGCACATCATCGCCCTATTCGCTGTCGGAAGCCGTCAGCGACGCGGCGACCGACATCGCCGGCACCAACACCGACGCGCTCAACCAGTCCCTTGATACCTTGTCGGAGACGCTGAATCAGATTGCGCCGCAGCTGGGCCCCTCATTCGACGGGCTGACCAGACTGTCGCAAGCCCTCAACGGCCGCAACCAGACGCTGGGCGAGCTGCTCAAAGGAGCCGCTGACGTCACCGGCATCCTGTCGCAACGCAGTCAGCAGCTCAACACGCTGATCCTCAATGCCGATGACCTGCTGTCCATGCTGGTGGCCCGGCGGCAAGCGATTGTGCGGCTGTTGGCCAGCACATCTGCGGTGGCCAAACAGTTGTCGGGGTTGGTCCACGACAACGAAAGCAAGCTCGCACCGACACTGGAGCGGCTGAACGCGGTGACCGCGATGCTGGAGAAGAACCGGGACAACCTCGCCAAAGCGTTGCCGGGACTGGCAAAGTACGAGCTGACCCAAGGGGAGACCGTCTCCAGCGGCTTCTACTACAACCCGTTCATCCCGAACTTGTTCACAATTCAATTCTTCCAGTGGTTCATCGACTATGCGTTCGGCTTCCGTGCCCACGGTGCTCCCGGTCAACCGCCGGACAATGCCGGACCGCGTGCCTTGTTCCCCTTCCCCTTCAACCAAAACCCGGGTGGGTCGCGATGA
- a CDS encoding MCE family protein, with protein sequence MTGSRAMIIKFGAFAAVMIVLTVFLFFIFGQYRTGSTNGYSALFNDVSRLKPGETVRIAGVRVGTVNSISLRTDKKVLVKFDADRNIVLTTGTRAVVRYLNLVGDRYLELVDGPGSTKTLPAGSQIPIERTAGALDLDLLLGGLKPVTQGLNPQDVNALSASLIQIFQGEGSTLESLLSKTSSFTNALADNNETVQALIDNLNVVVDTVNREGTKFSGAIDRLERLISALSQDRDTIGAAITALDNGTTSIADLLGRARAPLAGTVDQLNRLAPLLDKDKNLIDISLQKLPDNYRKLTRLGSYGAWFPYYLCGLALRVSDLQYRTVEVGITHQVTGRCAEPDA encoded by the coding sequence ATGACCGGCTCACGCGCGATGATCATCAAGTTCGGGGCGTTCGCCGCGGTGATGATCGTGCTGACGGTCTTTCTGTTCTTTATCTTCGGGCAGTACCGAACCGGCTCGACAAACGGTTATTCGGCCCTGTTCAACGACGTTTCACGGCTCAAGCCCGGCGAAACCGTGCGGATCGCCGGAGTCCGGGTGGGCACGGTCAACAGCATCTCGCTGCGGACAGACAAAAAGGTCCTGGTGAAATTCGATGCTGACCGCAACATCGTGCTCACCACCGGCACCCGCGCCGTGGTGCGCTATCTGAACCTGGTCGGTGACCGCTATCTCGAACTGGTCGATGGCCCTGGCTCCACGAAAACGCTGCCCGCCGGATCACAGATCCCGATTGAGCGCACCGCCGGTGCCCTCGATCTCGATCTGCTCTTGGGCGGACTGAAACCCGTTACCCAGGGACTCAATCCGCAAGACGTCAATGCGCTCAGCGCGTCACTGATTCAGATTTTCCAGGGCGAGGGTTCAACACTGGAATCACTGCTGTCCAAGACGTCTTCGTTCACCAACGCGCTGGCGGACAACAACGAAACGGTGCAGGCGCTGATCGACAATCTCAACGTCGTGGTAGACACCGTCAACAGGGAAGGCACCAAGTTCTCCGGCGCTATCGACCGCCTGGAGCGGTTGATCAGCGCGCTGTCGCAGGACCGCGACACCATCGGTGCCGCGATCACCGCGCTGGACAACGGCACCACATCGATCGCCGATTTGCTTGGCCGCGCCCGCGCGCCGTTGGCCGGCACCGTGGATCAACTGAATCGGTTGGCCCCCTTGCTGGATAAAGACAAGAACCTCATTGATATTTCGCTGCAGAAGCTGCCGGACAACTACCGAAAGCTGACGAGGCTCGGTTCCTACGGCGCCTGGTTCCCGTACTACTTGTGCGGACTAGCGCTGCGGGTCTCCGATCTGCAGTACCGGACGGTGGAAGTGGGCATCACCCACCAGGTCACCGGGAGGTGCGCGGAACCGGATGCTTAA
- a CDS encoding MCE family protein has translation MSRNLGPNPMHRSETASAATPVAASPGRHFGVSSYARPLAGLATVLVIALIVAVAVGLFRGDFTQSVPVTVVSPRAGLVMNPDAKVKMRGVEVGKVAAIDVRSNGDAVLHLAMDPSQIRLIPSNVLVDIASTSVFGAKFVELVPPEQPSSESLQPHQVLEGKHVTVEVNTVFQQLTSLLSAIDPAKLNETLGAIASAVNGRGHKIGQMLSDLDAFLAKQDPSLPALSHDLAVLPVVSNAYADAAQDLVNTAENAIRISKSIVDEQQNLDAFLISSIGLADVGNDVVGGNRQALTDVLDLLVPTSDLLYEYRQALWCGISGSLVNLHAPPLPEPMIKVLVYLGFGAERYRYPSNLPKVAATGGPQCYDLPLVPFDKAPPFVVADVGANPMQYGNPQLLLNSDALKQLLYGPIDGPPRNTMQIGQPG, from the coding sequence ATGTCGCGCAACCTCGGTCCCAACCCGATGCACCGTTCGGAAACCGCCAGCGCTGCAACCCCTGTCGCGGCGTCGCCCGGTCGGCACTTTGGCGTCAGCTCCTACGCACGCCCCTTGGCCGGGTTGGCGACGGTACTGGTGATCGCTTTGATCGTGGCCGTCGCGGTGGGCTTGTTCCGCGGTGACTTCACCCAGAGCGTGCCGGTGACCGTGGTCTCGCCCCGTGCCGGGCTGGTGATGAACCCGGACGCCAAGGTGAAGATGCGCGGTGTGGAAGTGGGCAAGGTTGCCGCCATCGATGTGCGGTCCAACGGTGACGCGGTCTTGCACCTGGCGATGGACCCATCGCAGATCAGGCTCATCCCGAGCAATGTGCTCGTCGATATCGCTTCGACAAGCGTCTTCGGCGCCAAGTTCGTCGAACTGGTTCCGCCCGAGCAGCCTTCATCGGAGAGCCTGCAACCTCACCAGGTGCTCGAAGGCAAGCACGTCACCGTGGAAGTCAACACGGTATTCCAACAACTCACATCGCTGTTGTCGGCGATCGATCCGGCCAAGCTCAATGAGACCCTCGGGGCCATCGCGTCGGCGGTGAACGGCCGTGGCCACAAGATCGGTCAGATGCTGTCGGATTTGGACGCCTTTCTGGCCAAGCAAGATCCGAGTCTTCCCGCACTGAGCCACGACCTCGCAGTCCTGCCCGTGGTGAGCAACGCCTACGCGGACGCGGCACAGGATCTTGTCAACACGGCCGAGAACGCGATCAGGATCAGCAAGTCGATCGTCGACGAGCAGCAGAACTTGGACGCGTTCCTGATCAGCTCGATCGGTTTGGCTGACGTGGGCAACGACGTGGTGGGCGGCAACAGGCAGGCGCTGACCGATGTCCTCGATCTATTGGTGCCGACCAGCGATCTGCTCTACGAGTACCGCCAAGCGTTGTGGTGCGGCATTTCCGGTTCCCTGGTGAATCTTCATGCCCCGCCACTACCCGAGCCCATGATCAAGGTCTTGGTCTACCTGGGCTTCGGCGCCGAACGCTACCGGTACCCGTCGAACCTGCCCAAGGTGGCCGCCACCGGTGGGCCTCAGTGCTATGACCTGCCCTTGGTGCCCTTCGACAAGGCGCCACCGTTCGTGGTGGCCGATGTCGGCGCCAACCCGATGCAGTACGGCAACCCGCAACTGCTCCTGAACTCCGACGCGCTCAAGCAACTGTTGTACGGCCCGATCGATGGTCCACCACGCAACACCATGCAGATCGGGCAACCCGGATGA
- a CDS encoding ABC transporter permease, whose product MALRAVYPRMTRQLEKPVGTLSRIGDHTLFYGKAIAGAPFAATHYRREIIRLVAEISMGAGTLAMIGGTLVIVGFLTLAAGGTLAVQGYSSLGNIGIEALTGFLAAFINVRIAAPIVAGIGLAATFGAGVTAQLGAMRINEEIDALESMAIRPVSYLVSTRIVAGMMAITPLYSIAVILSFLASQFTTVILFGQSGGLYQHYFTTFLNPIDLLWSFLQAVLMAITILLIHTYFGYFASGGPAGVGVATGNAVRTSLIVVVSVTLLVSLSVYGSNGNFHLSG is encoded by the coding sequence GTGGCGCTTAGAGCGGTCTATCCGCGTATGACGCGACAACTCGAAAAGCCGGTCGGCACGCTGAGCCGCATCGGTGACCACACACTGTTCTACGGCAAGGCGATTGCCGGAGCTCCTTTTGCGGCCACCCACTACCGGCGGGAGATCATTCGCCTGGTCGCCGAAATCAGCATGGGTGCGGGGACTCTGGCGATGATCGGCGGGACACTGGTGATCGTCGGCTTCCTGACCCTGGCCGCCGGTGGAACCCTGGCGGTTCAGGGCTATAGCTCGTTGGGCAATATCGGCATCGAGGCGCTCACCGGCTTCCTGGCCGCATTCATCAATGTCCGGATTGCCGCGCCCATAGTCGCCGGGATCGGTTTGGCCGCGACCTTCGGCGCCGGTGTCACCGCGCAGCTGGGTGCGATGCGGATCAACGAAGAGATCGACGCACTGGAATCGATGGCGATCCGGCCGGTTTCGTATCTGGTCAGCACCAGGATCGTCGCGGGGATGATGGCGATCACCCCGCTGTATTCCATCGCCGTCATCCTGTCGTTTCTGGCCAGCCAGTTCACCACGGTGATCCTGTTCGGCCAGTCGGGGGGCCTGTATCAGCACTACTTCACAACCTTTCTCAACCCGATCGATCTGTTGTGGTCCTTTTTGCAGGCCGTGTTGATGGCGATCACGATCTTGCTGATCCATACCTATTTCGGTTACTTCGCTTCGGGTGGTCCCGCGGGTGTCGGGGTCGCGACCGGCAACGCGGTGCGTACCTCGCTGATCGTGGTGGTATCGGTGACGCTGCTGGTGTCGCTGTCGGTGTACGGCTCCAACGGCAACTTCCACTTGTCGGGTTAG
- a CDS encoding MlaE family ABC transporter permease, producing the protein MANRAADRWTPGITFGRGSKPMQAVGGLFAMSADAIKFAFRRPFQWREFLEQSWFVARVAMLPTLLVAIPFTVLVSFTLNILLRELGAADLSGAGAAFGAVTQVGPLVTVLIVAGAGATAMCADLGSRTIREEIDAMEVLGINPVQRLVTPRMLASGLVALLLNSLVVIIGIVGGYVFSVFVQDVNPGAFAAGITLLTGVPEVIISCVKAALFGLIAGLVACYRGLTISGGGAKAVGNAVNETVVYAFMSLFVVNVVVTAIGIRMSAK; encoded by the coding sequence ATGGCGAATAGGGCGGCCGACCGTTGGACCCCGGGCATCACGTTCGGGCGCGGCTCCAAACCAATGCAAGCCGTCGGCGGGCTGTTCGCGATGTCGGCCGACGCCATCAAATTCGCCTTCCGCCGTCCGTTCCAGTGGCGTGAGTTCCTGGAGCAGTCATGGTTTGTCGCGCGCGTGGCCATGCTGCCGACGCTGTTGGTGGCCATCCCATTCACCGTCTTGGTCAGCTTCACCCTCAACATTTTGTTGCGGGAGTTGGGTGCAGCGGATCTGTCCGGCGCCGGTGCCGCGTTCGGAGCGGTCACTCAGGTCGGCCCGCTGGTGACGGTGCTGATCGTGGCGGGTGCCGGTGCCACGGCGATGTGCGCCGATCTGGGTTCACGAACGATCCGCGAAGAGATCGATGCGATGGAGGTTTTGGGCATCAATCCGGTGCAGCGCCTGGTGACGCCGCGGATGCTGGCCTCCGGGCTGGTCGCGCTGCTGCTGAACAGTCTGGTGGTGATCATCGGCATCGTGGGCGGCTACGTCTTCTCGGTATTCGTCCAGGATGTGAACCCCGGCGCATTCGCCGCCGGCATCACGCTGCTGACCGGTGTGCCCGAAGTCATCATCTCCTGCGTCAAGGCGGCGCTTTTCGGTCTGATCGCCGGACTGGTCGCCTGCTACCGCGGCCTGACGATATCCGGCGGCGGAGCCAAGGCCGTCGGAAATGCGGTTAACGAAACGGTGGTCTATGCATTCATGTCGCTCTTCGTCGTCAATGTGGTCGTCACCGCGATCGGCATCCGAATGTCGGCAAAGTAG
- a CDS encoding CaiB/BaiF CoA transferase family protein: MKPLEGIRVLEVAMYGFVPSAGAVLAEWGADVIKVEHAVTGDPQRGLRQTGMLRVEGDPNPNIEHANRGKRSLGLDMSISEGKEVLHELARRSDVFLTSFLPDARRKFGIDVEDIRAVNPSVIYARGSALGPRGEEATKGGYDMTAFWCRAGTAATITPMGYQGMINPPGPAYGDTISGTNLAGGIAAALLKRERTGEPSVVDVSLLGSGLWSLGHTVALTRHLGQRLEAPPPGIHGSPINPLVGVYATSDGRYISLVMMQPTKFWADVCRHIDRPDLAEDPRFATVEKIAAHTADAVEILTKAISARTLAEWSERFATLAGPWAPVQDTLQAADDAQVRANEYVVRAGELELVANPVQFDVTAPQTGPAPGFAEQTDDILLELGFDWDRIIELKTAGAVT; this comes from the coding sequence ATGAAGCCGTTGGAAGGCATCCGGGTTCTGGAAGTCGCCATGTACGGCTTCGTCCCGTCGGCGGGCGCGGTACTCGCCGAGTGGGGCGCCGACGTGATCAAGGTCGAACACGCGGTGACCGGTGACCCGCAGCGGGGGCTTCGGCAGACCGGCATGTTGCGGGTGGAAGGCGATCCCAACCCCAATATCGAGCATGCCAACCGCGGGAAGCGCAGTCTCGGGCTGGACATGTCGATATCCGAGGGCAAGGAGGTGCTGCACGAGTTAGCGCGTCGGTCAGATGTTTTCCTGACGAGTTTTCTGCCGGACGCGCGGCGCAAGTTCGGCATCGATGTCGAAGACATTCGGGCCGTGAATCCGTCCGTCATCTATGCCCGCGGCAGCGCGCTGGGGCCGCGCGGGGAGGAAGCGACCAAGGGCGGCTACGACATGACGGCCTTCTGGTGCCGGGCCGGAACGGCCGCCACCATCACACCGATGGGCTACCAGGGGATGATCAATCCGCCGGGGCCGGCGTACGGCGACACCATCTCCGGCACCAACCTGGCCGGTGGCATCGCGGCGGCCCTGCTCAAACGGGAACGGACCGGTGAACCGTCGGTTGTCGACGTATCACTGCTGGGCAGTGGGCTGTGGTCGTTGGGACACACGGTGGCGCTGACCCGCCATCTGGGGCAGCGACTGGAAGCGCCACCACCAGGGATCCACGGATCGCCGATCAACCCTCTGGTCGGGGTGTACGCGACATCGGACGGTCGCTACATCTCGTTGGTGATGATGCAGCCGACCAAGTTCTGGGCCGATGTGTGTCGCCATATCGACCGACCGGACCTAGCCGAGGATCCGCGCTTTGCCACCGTCGAGAAGATCGCCGCCCACACGGCGGATGCGGTGGAGATCTTGACCAAAGCCATCTCCGCCCGCACGCTTGCCGAGTGGAGCGAACGCTTTGCGACGCTCGCGGGACCTTGGGCGCCGGTGCAGGACACGCTGCAAGCGGCCGACGACGCGCAAGTCCGGGCCAACGAGTATGTGGTTCGCGCAGGCGAACTCGAACTCGTCGCCAACCCAGTGCAATTCGACGTGACCGCGCCGCAGACCGGACCGGCGCCCGGGTTCGCCGAGCAGACCGACGACATCTTGCTGGAACTCGGATTCGACTGGGACCGCATCATCGAACTCAAGACGGCCGGTGCCGTCACCTAG
- a CDS encoding aldehyde dehydrogenase family protein: MSSQDTAETIADARSGVAEAPAASRAQRRLLIGGRLISTDRTFPSVNPATGAVLGYAPDAGVPEAEAAVAAARRAFDTTEWSTDVELRIRCLDQLHRALVDHAEELRELTIAEVGATHALTQGAQLDEPIGIVRFYADLSSRYEFSEDLGEKESRGMRHHRWVEKEAAGVVAAIIAYNYPNQLALAKLAPALAAGCTVVLKGAPDTPLVTLALGELIANHTDIPAGVVNVLSSSDPAVGEVLTASPDVDVVTFTGSTATGRRIMAAASQTVKRVFLELGGKSAVIMLDDADFASAAMFAAFSMVTHAGQGCALTSRLLVPRAHHDEIVELIAQNFARVRHGDPADPKTYMGPLINERQRDKVDAMVGRAVAAGATLVTGGKRLDPGFFYAPTLLTNVDPDSEIAQDEVFGPVLVVIAFDDDDDAVSIANNSIYGLAGAVFSRDQERALALARRIRTGSFSINGGNYFGADSPFGGFKQSGVGREMGVAGLEEFLERKTFAVPVMPAVPAGEARA; encoded by the coding sequence ATGTCATCGCAGGACACGGCGGAGACCATCGCGGATGCGCGATCAGGGGTTGCCGAGGCCCCGGCCGCCTCGCGGGCGCAGCGCCGACTGTTGATTGGCGGGCGGCTCATCAGCACCGATCGGACGTTCCCGTCTGTCAATCCCGCCACCGGTGCGGTGCTGGGGTATGCCCCCGATGCCGGCGTCCCCGAAGCCGAGGCGGCGGTTGCGGCGGCCCGGCGCGCCTTCGACACGACCGAGTGGTCGACCGACGTCGAGTTGCGCATCCGGTGCCTGGACCAGCTGCACCGGGCCCTGGTCGACCATGCCGAGGAACTACGGGAGCTCACTATCGCCGAAGTGGGGGCGACCCACGCGCTGACCCAGGGCGCCCAGCTCGACGAACCGATCGGCATCGTGCGCTTTTACGCCGACTTGTCGTCGCGCTACGAGTTCTCCGAAGACCTTGGCGAGAAGGAATCGCGGGGGATGCGCCACCACCGCTGGGTGGAGAAGGAAGCAGCGGGCGTGGTGGCGGCCATCATCGCCTACAACTATCCGAACCAGCTCGCGTTGGCCAAGCTGGCTCCCGCCCTGGCCGCGGGCTGCACGGTGGTGCTCAAAGGCGCGCCGGACACCCCACTGGTCACGTTGGCCCTGGGTGAACTGATCGCCAACCACACCGATATTCCGGCCGGTGTGGTCAACGTGCTCAGCTCGTCAGATCCGGCGGTGGGGGAGGTGCTCACCGCCAGCCCCGACGTCGATGTCGTGACCTTCACCGGGTCCACCGCGACCGGCCGGCGAATCATGGCCGCGGCAAGTCAGACGGTCAAGCGGGTCTTCCTGGAGCTAGGTGGCAAGTCGGCGGTGATCATGCTCGACGACGCCGACTTTGCCAGCGCCGCGATGTTCGCGGCCTTCAGCATGGTCACCCACGCGGGTCAGGGCTGCGCGCTGACATCGCGGCTGCTGGTGCCCAGGGCCCACCACGACGAGATCGTGGAGTTGATCGCGCAGAACTTTGCCAGAGTGCGCCACGGTGACCCGGCTGATCCGAAAACCTATATGGGTCCGCTGATCAACGAACGCCAGCGCGACAAGGTCGACGCGATGGTGGGTCGGGCCGTCGCCGCGGGCGCGACGCTGGTCACCGGCGGCAAACGCCTGGATCCGGGCTTCTTCTATGCGCCCACGCTGCTCACCAATGTCGACCCGGACAGCGAGATCGCTCAAGACGAGGTGTTCGGGCCGGTGCTCGTGGTGATTGCGTTCGACGATGACGACGACGCGGTGAGCATCGCCAATAACTCGATCTACGGACTGGCCGGCGCCGTTTTCAGTCGCGACCAGGAGCGCGCCCTGGCCCTCGCCCGCCGTATCCGCACCGGATCGTTCTCGATCAATGGTGGCAACTACTTCGGCGCAGACAGTCCCTTCGGCGGCTTCAAGCAGTCGGGTGTCGGCCGGGAGATGGGCGTCGCCGGCCTCGAAGAGTTTCTGGAGCGCAAGACTTTCGCGGTGCCCGTGATGCCGGCCGTACCGGCCGGGGAGGCCCGGGCATGA
- a CDS encoding SDR family NAD(P)-dependent oxidoreductase yields the protein MKTAVVTGGASGIGLAIARRLRADGIDVATLDLKTPDGELAFSADVTNRSQVDAALAAIRQRLGPVTILVNAAGLDGFKRFSNITFEDWQRVIDVNLNGVFHTIQAVLPDMVAAGWGRIVNISSSSTHSGTPYMTHYVAAKSAVNGLTKALALEYGPSGITVNAVPPGFIDTPMLRNAAAQGHLGDIEQNIARTPVRRIGKPEDIAAACAFLVSEEAGYITGQILGVNGGRNT from the coding sequence ATGAAAACCGCGGTCGTTACCGGTGGCGCATCCGGGATTGGGCTGGCCATCGCACGGCGGCTGCGCGCCGACGGTATCGATGTCGCCACCCTCGACCTCAAAACCCCCGACGGTGAGCTTGCCTTCTCCGCCGATGTCACCAACCGCTCGCAGGTCGATGCCGCGTTGGCGGCGATTCGTCAGCGGCTGGGCCCGGTCACAATTCTGGTCAACGCCGCGGGTTTGGACGGGTTCAAGCGGTTCAGCAACATCACCTTCGAGGACTGGCAGCGAGTGATCGACGTCAACCTCAATGGGGTTTTCCACACGATCCAGGCGGTGCTGCCCGACATGGTGGCGGCGGGCTGGGGCCGAATCGTCAACATCTCATCGTCGAGCACGCATTCGGGCACTCCCTATATGACCCACTATGTGGCGGCGAAGTCCGCCGTCAACGGACTCACCAAGGCATTGGCGCTCGAGTACGGGCCCAGCGGTATCACCGTCAATGCGGTGCCGCCGGGGTTCATCGACACCCCCATGCTGCGCAACGCCGCCGCGCAGGGGCACCTCGGTGACATCGAACAGAACATCGCCCGGACCCCGGTGCGCCGGATCGGCAAGCCGGAAGACATCGCGGCGGCATGCGCCTTTCTGGTGTCCGAGGAAGCCGGCTACATCACGGGTCAGATCCTCGGTGTCAACGGCGGCCGGAACACCTGA
- a CDS encoding ferredoxin — protein MKVWVDPQRCQGHTLCAMIAPDSFQLSDIDGSSSAISETVPADQWDLVREAAHSCPEQAIVITDET, from the coding sequence GTGAAGGTCTGGGTTGATCCACAACGATGCCAGGGGCACACCCTCTGCGCGATGATCGCTCCGGATTCGTTCCAGCTCAGCGATATCGACGGCAGTTCGTCGGCAATCAGCGAGACGGTTCCTGCCGATCAGTGGGACCTGGTCCGGGAGGCCGCTCATTCCTGTCCTGAGCAGGCCATCGTCATCACCGACGAAACATAA